The nucleotide window GCGCAAATTATTCGCCTAAAAATGCCCAGCATAACCTTGATGAGGGCATTGATTGCCAACAGTTATTAGCCGATTTACGTCAAGAATTCGCGTTGATTCATCCTAAAAGTGTGCTCCAAATCCAGTCGTTGGTGGCTGATTCAAACGGTGACGGACAAAATCCACCGTTGATTGATGCGTCCATTTCAGCCCCTAGGAACATGGTGTTGAAAGTGGATGAAAGCTTTAAATTAGCGATTATGAACTTGCTGGATAATGCGGCAAGATACAGTCCTGATTATGTATCGATCAAGTTTGAATTAACCGCAGCAGGCCTGTTCATTATGGTTGAGGATGAAGGCGGCGGCATGCCGGAAACCGATATTAAAACTTTAGGGGAGCAGCCGCTTGATGACTATTATGGTATTGGTATGGGGGGGTTTTTGACGCGGATGATTGTCGAGCGTTTTGCTGGAAAATTAACCTTCACAAATATACAAACCAGCTCTTCTAAGGGGTTGAGAGCGTGTTTGTTTTTACCGATGAATGTCATTCGCATGCAGGAAGACGTTTCTTCAGATACATAAAAAGTCATTAATGAGTCTAACGAAAATTTTAAGTACAAAGCCTCAAGAAGGGGCAATGAATAAGCTGAGAGATAAAGGCGTTTACCATGAATGAGTTGCCAATTTTAATCGTGGATGACGATACGACTTTTTTAAGGATTTTAGAGCAGTCGATTAAATACCACAATCTTATGGTGCTGACCGCCAGTTCGCCAGAGGAGGCTGGTCAGTTGATGGCCACACAATCGTTTGCTTACGCTATTTTGGACCTGAATTTAAATGGCCAAAGTGGTTTAAACCTGTTGCAGACCTTGTTAAGCCATTATCCCGATTGCAAAGTTCTGATTTTAACGGGCTATGCCAGTGTGGCAACGGCGGTTGAGGCCATGCGTATTGGCGCTTATGATTATTTGTGTAAGCCTGCCAGCGTCAAAGAAATTTTAAATGCGTTGGGGTTGGAAGAAAGCAACCTTTCGGAATCCGAAGAAGCGGCTTGTCCAAGCCGAAATGAGAATATTGAGCAGGATAGTTTTAACGCCATGTCGGTCAAGCGTTTGGAATGGGAACATATCCAAAAGGTGTTAATGGAGCACGATGGCAATATCAGCCTGACTGCACAAGCTTTGAATATGCATCGTCGCACTTTGCAAAGAAAGCTACAAAAAAGGCCGGTTGAAAAATAACCAGGCCTGGTCAAATCTTAATGATTTTACGGTGTAATTTGTTTTACAATCCATAATGGATTGAAAGTGGTATTTTTACTTAAGTTGTTGTCTATTTATCTTTAGGAGTGATGATGAAACGATTGTCTTTACTGGCGGTTGCCGCCGGATGTGTAATGAGTTTTCAAGCAATGGCCGCAACGGTAGCCGAAATGGTTGAGGTCAGTAACCCGTATGTGCGTATGGTGCCGCCAAACGCACCGGCAACGGCGGCATTTATGGAGCTTAAAAATACGGGGCACAGTGACCATGCTTTGGTTTCTGCTAAAGCTTATATTAACAAAGTAACCGAACTGCATACCCACATTCACGATAATGGCGTGATGCGTATGCGCCAAGTGCAAAAGATTGACTTGCCTGCGGGCCAGTCAACGGCATTAAAACCAGGTGGTTTCCACATTATGTTAATTGGTTTAAATGCGCCAGTTGAAAAGGACCAAAGCATTAAAATCGATTTAACGTTTGATGATGGCTCTACCAAAACCATTGAAGCCAAAGGTCGTCCTTTGATGCCAATGAAAGGCATGAAGATGGGTATGATGGGCAAACAATTAAGTAATGGGCGCAATAGCAACCCAATGCAATTGGTAATGCATGCCAACCCTGCGTTTCCTAATTTAACCGGTATCGCGATTAAAAACGCTCAGGAACTAGGATTGAGTGATGAGCAAGTGGGCAAATTAAAAGCGTGGACTCAAAAGAACGGTGATGAGATGAAGCGTTTATTTCAGGCTGTGAACATGACTGAAAAAGAGCTAATTCAAGACACT belongs to Thiomicrorhabdus immobilis and includes:
- a CDS encoding response regulator transcription factor, which codes for MNELPILIVDDDTTFLRILEQSIKYHNLMVLTASSPEEAGQLMATQSFAYAILDLNLNGQSGLNLLQTLLSHYPDCKVLILTGYASVATAVEAMRIGAYDYLCKPASVKEILNALGLEESNLSESEEAACPSRNENIEQDSFNAMSVKRLEWEHIQKVLMEHDGNISLTAQALNMHRRTLQRKLQKRPVEK
- a CDS encoding copper chaperone PCu(A)C, producing MKRLSLLAVAAGCVMSFQAMAATVAEMVEVSNPYVRMVPPNAPATAAFMELKNTGHSDHALVSAKAYINKVTELHTHIHDNGVMRMRQVQKIDLPAGQSTALKPGGFHIMLIGLNAPVEKDQSIKIDLTFDDGSTKTIEAKGRPLMPMKGMKMGMMGKQLSNGRNSNPMQLVMHANPAFPNLTGIAIKNAQELGLSDEQVGKLKAWTQKNGDEMKRLFQAVNMTEKELIQDTLAGMSKAELMAKFEKTLAMRKQIAETKIDCRDNMKKVLTAEQFDKLASIYPMM